One window from the genome of Bradyrhizobium xenonodulans encodes:
- a CDS encoding ABC transporter ATP-binding protein, producing MSDVSTCEQPSSAVKSDLILDVRDLKVHFPVYGGLLQREIGSVKAVDGVSFQLHGSETLGLVGESGCGKSTTGLAILRMLQITSGKIVFESIDITNYNRRQMLPIRRRIQMVYQDPFGSLNPRMTIGDIIGEPLEIHKLHGNRVERRARVTELLEMVGLRRDMIDRYPHQFSGGQRQRISIARALAVEPRLLICDEPVSALDVSIQAQVVNLFQELQEKLGISTIFIAHDLAVVRHVSQRIAVMYLGTIVEISTRDELYANPKHPYTKALMAAIPVPNPVIEARRSHQTIQGEVPSAQRPPPGCRFHPRCPHAMPICSEMVPELRSEGRGMVACHLFK from the coding sequence ATGTCTGATGTGTCGACATGTGAGCAACCGAGTAGTGCGGTTAAATCCGACCTCATTCTCGACGTGCGCGATCTCAAGGTTCACTTCCCAGTCTATGGCGGGCTGCTCCAGCGCGAGATCGGTTCAGTCAAGGCGGTCGATGGTGTGTCGTTCCAGTTGCATGGAAGCGAGACGCTCGGGCTCGTCGGCGAGAGCGGGTGCGGGAAGTCGACCACGGGCCTTGCTATCCTACGGATGCTACAAATCACCTCTGGGAAGATCGTATTCGAAAGCATCGATATCACCAACTACAACCGCCGCCAAATGCTACCGATTCGCCGGCGTATCCAAATGGTCTACCAGGACCCGTTCGGATCGCTCAATCCACGCATGACAATCGGCGACATCATTGGTGAGCCGTTAGAGATCCATAAGCTACATGGCAACCGGGTCGAGCGCCGCGCGCGCGTGACCGAACTGCTCGAGATGGTAGGGCTACGGCGTGACATGATCGACCGCTATCCGCATCAGTTCTCCGGTGGTCAGCGGCAGCGCATCAGCATCGCCCGCGCGCTCGCAGTTGAGCCGCGTCTGTTAATTTGCGACGAGCCGGTGTCGGCGCTCGACGTGTCGATCCAGGCCCAGGTAGTCAACCTGTTTCAGGAATTGCAGGAGAAGCTCGGCATCTCCACGATCTTCATCGCGCACGATCTCGCGGTAGTGCGGCATGTTAGTCAGCGCATTGCCGTGATGTATCTCGGGACAATCGTCGAGATATCAACACGTGACGAGCTCTATGCGAACCCGAAGCATCCCTATACCAAGGCGCTGATGGCGGCTATTCCGGTGCCAAACCCTGTCATTGAGGCGAGGCGTAGCCACCAGACGATCCAGGGCGAGGTGCCGAGCGCCCAGCGTCCACCGCCGGGCTGTCGCTTCCATCCGCGCTGTCCGCACGCAATGCCGATCTGCAGCGAAATGGTCCCGGAACTGCGTTCCGAGGGGCGCGGTATGGTCGCATGCCATCTTTTCAAGTGA
- a CDS encoding ABC transporter ATP-binding protein — MSKPLLQVRRLTTKFGDGPGAITAVNDVSFDINPGETLAMVGESGSGKSLTALSILRLVPEPPGRITGGEILFDGIDLTKLSENEMREIRGNRIAMIFQEPMTSLNPSLTIGLQLAEPINLHRHVPWQKAYHKAKELLDRVRMPDSHSRLHNHPHQFSGGMRQRIMIAMALSCQPKLIIADEPTTALDVTVQAQILELLKELTRETGSALMLITHDLGAVARYADRVCVMYGGKIIETASALDLYDRPMHPYTRGLMASIPRLDQEAGRRLVPIKGQPPNLAELPPGCAFNPRCGEVVDRCRRDVPKLMTADDKHMHACWVAPHV, encoded by the coding sequence GTGAGTAAGCCACTTCTGCAAGTTCGCCGCCTGACCACTAAGTTTGGCGACGGACCCGGCGCGATCACCGCCGTCAACGATGTCTCCTTTGACATCAACCCCGGCGAGACGCTCGCCATGGTCGGTGAGAGCGGCTCGGGCAAAAGCTTGACCGCACTATCGATCCTGAGGCTTGTGCCCGAGCCGCCCGGCCGGATCACCGGCGGCGAAATTCTATTCGACGGCATCGACCTGACAAAGCTGAGCGAGAACGAGATGCGGGAAATCCGCGGTAATCGGATCGCAATGATTTTTCAGGAACCGATGACGTCGCTCAACCCCTCGCTAACTATCGGTCTGCAGCTCGCCGAGCCGATTAATCTTCACAGGCACGTTCCGTGGCAAAAGGCCTACCATAAGGCGAAGGAACTGCTCGATCGGGTGCGGATGCCCGATTCGCACAGTCGGCTCCATAACCATCCGCATCAGTTCTCCGGTGGCATGCGTCAGCGTATCATGATCGCGATGGCGCTTTCGTGTCAGCCGAAGCTGATCATTGCGGACGAGCCGACTACTGCACTCGACGTGACCGTGCAGGCACAGATCCTTGAGCTATTGAAGGAACTAACTCGTGAAACGGGATCGGCACTGATGTTGATAACCCATGACCTCGGCGCAGTCGCGCGCTACGCCGACCGCGTCTGCGTGATGTATGGTGGCAAGATTATTGAGACCGCGAGCGCGCTCGATCTCTACGACAGGCCGATGCATCCCTATACGCGCGGCCTGATGGCGTCGATCCCACGTCTGGACCAGGAGGCCGGACGGCGCCTAGTCCCAATAAAAGGGCAGCCGCCAAACCTCGCTGAACTGCCGCCCGGTTGCGCATTCAATCCGCGCTGCGGAGAGGTGGTCGATCGTTGCCGGCGCGACGTGCCGAAGTTGATGACGGCTGACGATAAGCATATGCATGCATGTTGGGTGGCGCCCCATGTCTGA
- a CDS encoding ABC transporter substrate-binding protein: MHTKSLRSLACTGALGLLLAAGSASAQTNMETPKYGGTLEISTVYGSLSALSFDSYDWNWKHNHDTGQVYEQLFTADLSKAKSRGGPNGFTSDTYIPSNLIRGELAEKWEWLENPLRVKITLRQRVMFPEKTGVMAKRELVADDVVFSFKRLASSPKAQSGYFDHIKDVRAEGKYTVVFEMSKFNAEWDYRFGYGFYSGITPKEVVAAGAGDWKNLNGTGPFKLTDYVQGNSQTYEKNADYWDKETISGNEFKLPYVDKVEYRIIKDAATRATALRTGKLDIVEWMNWQDAEQLKKSTPSLKWNRWLSEGIFLSMRVDRKPFDDVRVRRALNMAVNKQEIIKSFYNGNAELFAYPQHPDYTGYFQSLEEQPASVRELFEYDPVTAKKLLAEAGYPNGFAFKTQVTSASQDQLDLLSLVAAYLEQVGVKLEIQPMEYAAFLSAMTTRTVTAGYFMSSGHVSPTTTIRKSFMTGQTWNPSQWSDPKLDERMEAAYQERDESKRQAALRAITTEILDKAPYIWLPTPYVYTAWWPWVKGYAGELRAGAVRPGPIYARIWIDQDLKKKMGY; this comes from the coding sequence ATGCACACTAAGTCACTACGCAGTCTCGCCTGTACCGGCGCGCTCGGTCTCCTGCTCGCGGCAGGCTCCGCGTCGGCTCAGACCAACATGGAGACGCCGAAATACGGCGGAACTCTAGAGATCTCTACCGTCTATGGCAGCCTCTCCGCTCTGTCCTTCGACAGCTACGACTGGAATTGGAAGCACAATCACGACACCGGGCAAGTCTACGAGCAGTTGTTCACCGCGGATCTGTCCAAGGCCAAGTCGCGCGGTGGTCCGAACGGCTTCACATCCGATACCTACATCCCCTCGAATCTCATTCGCGGCGAGCTCGCGGAGAAATGGGAGTGGCTGGAGAATCCGCTGCGCGTGAAGATCACGCTGCGCCAGCGCGTGATGTTTCCCGAAAAAACAGGCGTGATGGCGAAGCGTGAGCTGGTCGCCGACGACGTGGTGTTCAGCTTTAAGCGTCTCGCGAGTAGCCCGAAGGCGCAGAGCGGTTACTTCGACCATATCAAGGATGTGCGCGCGGAAGGCAAATACACGGTTGTGTTCGAGATGTCGAAGTTCAACGCCGAGTGGGATTACCGCTTCGGCTACGGGTTTTACTCCGGCATCACACCGAAGGAGGTCGTGGCTGCGGGCGCTGGGGACTGGAAGAACCTCAACGGCACCGGCCCATTCAAGCTGACGGATTACGTGCAGGGCAACTCCCAAACGTACGAGAAGAACGCCGATTATTGGGATAAAGAAACGATCAGCGGAAATGAGTTCAAGCTTCCGTACGTCGACAAGGTTGAATATCGCATCATCAAGGACGCGGCGACTCGCGCGACCGCACTCCGCACCGGCAAGTTGGACATTGTGGAGTGGATGAACTGGCAGGACGCCGAGCAGCTCAAGAAGAGCACGCCGTCCCTGAAATGGAACCGCTGGCTCTCAGAGGGCATATTTCTTTCGATGCGCGTCGACCGTAAGCCGTTCGACGATGTCCGCGTGCGACGCGCCCTGAATATGGCGGTCAACAAGCAAGAGATCATCAAGTCGTTCTACAACGGCAATGCGGAGCTGTTCGCCTATCCGCAGCATCCCGACTACACCGGCTACTTCCAGTCCCTGGAGGAGCAGCCGGCCAGTGTACGGGAACTGTTCGAATACGATCCAGTTACGGCCAAGAAGCTGCTAGCCGAAGCCGGATATCCGAACGGCTTCGCTTTCAAGACCCAGGTCACCTCAGCCTCTCAGGATCAATTGGATCTTCTGTCACTCGTTGCTGCCTACCTTGAGCAGGTCGGGGTGAAGTTGGAGATCCAACCAATGGAATATGCGGCCTTCTTGTCGGCGATGACGACAAGGACGGTTACAGCTGGCTATTTCATGAGTAGCGGCCACGTCAGCCCGACCACGACGATCCGAAAGAGCTTCATGACCGGGCAGACTTGGAATCCGTCGCAATGGAGCGACCCAAAGCTCGATGAACGCATGGAAGCTGCCTACCAGGAACGGGACGAATCCAAGCGTCAGGCTGCGCTACGGGCGATCACCACCGAGATACTAGACAAGGCGCCGTACATCTGGTTGCCGACGCCTTACGTCTACACGGCTTGGTGGCCGTGGGTGAAGGGGTATGCAGGCGAGCTACGCGCCGGGGCCGTGCGACCGGGCCCTATCTATGCGCGCATCTGGATCGATCAGGATCTGAAGAAGAAGATGGGATACTGA
- a CDS encoding ABC transporter permease, producing MVEITETSLAIRRPSVKGLNIVAKFFYRLLREKPLGAAGAVICLIFLFAGVFADLVAPYGYNQIVPIHRLKPPSWQFWFGTDNLGRDIFSRILYGARLSIIIGFSAATLATIISVALGITTGYLGGRFDMLVQRFVDAWMSFPDLVVLIVVVAVAGPGMPSVIVTLGCFFGIAGSRIVRSAVLSVSEQTYIHAAQSIGAGTNRILWRHILPNVMPPLIVLFTTRVGAAILAEASLSFLGLGIPPPAPSWGGMLTGSARDYMYLAPWMALAPGICLTLVVFSINVFGDALRDLLDPRMRGHR from the coding sequence ATGGTCGAGATCACAGAGACCTCGCTCGCGATCCGTCGGCCGTCGGTCAAGGGTCTGAACATTGTCGCCAAGTTCTTCTACCGACTGCTCCGCGAAAAGCCGCTTGGCGCCGCCGGTGCGGTGATCTGTCTGATTTTCCTGTTTGCTGGCGTCTTTGCGGATTTGGTGGCGCCCTACGGCTACAACCAGATCGTGCCGATCCACCGCTTGAAGCCGCCGAGTTGGCAATTCTGGTTCGGTACCGACAATCTCGGCCGGGATATTTTTTCTCGCATCCTTTATGGTGCGCGCCTCTCTATCATCATCGGTTTTTCGGCAGCCACTCTTGCAACGATCATTTCGGTCGCTCTCGGCATTACCACGGGCTACCTCGGCGGGCGATTCGACATGCTGGTGCAGCGTTTCGTCGATGCTTGGATGAGCTTTCCCGATCTCGTGGTCCTGATCGTGGTCGTTGCGGTAGCCGGCCCCGGCATGCCCTCGGTCATTGTTACGCTCGGGTGCTTCTTCGGAATTGCCGGATCCCGTATCGTCCGTAGCGCGGTGCTGTCGGTATCCGAGCAAACTTACATCCACGCCGCTCAGTCGATTGGCGCGGGCACCAACCGCATACTGTGGCGGCACATCCTGCCGAATGTCATGCCACCCCTGATCGTACTGTTCACCACACGCGTTGGCGCGGCCATTCTGGCCGAAGCATCGTTGTCCTTCCTGGGGCTTGGTATCCCACCGCCCGCCCCGTCTTGGGGCGGCATGCTCACCGGCTCCGCGCGCGACTACATGTATCTCGCTCCCTGGATGGCGCTCGCTCCGGGCATCTGCCTGACTTTAGTGGTGTTCAGCATCAACGTCTTCGGCGATGCGCTGCGCGATCTGCTTGATCCGCGAATGCGCGGCCATCGTTGA
- a CDS encoding ABC transporter permease: MIGYATRRLLALIPTLIFTSLIVFIAIRLIPGNIIDLMLSQNDVGAAKQTREQLEVALGLDAPIYVQYFKWIGALLFKGSLGNSLWTNAPVMGEILYRLPITVELGVLALSVSLVFGIPIGVYAALKQDTIGDYILRTFSLLALAIPGFWVGTLVMVFPSIWWGWSPSVRFVPFSDNPWANFQQLLIPALILGTAFSATTMRLTRTLMLEVLRQDYIRTARAKGLSTTAIVMRHALRNALIPVITLVGLQAGALFGGAVILEQIFVIPGMGLLLLEAVTSRDYPTIAGVFLVFGIAIVLVNLLVDLSYGFLDPKVRNR, encoded by the coding sequence ATGATAGGGTACGCCACACGTCGTTTGCTTGCGTTGATCCCGACGCTGATCTTTACCTCTCTTATTGTCTTCATCGCGATTCGCCTGATACCCGGCAACATCATTGACCTGATGCTCTCGCAGAACGACGTGGGTGCGGCCAAGCAAACCCGAGAGCAACTTGAAGTCGCGCTAGGGCTCGATGCGCCGATCTACGTCCAGTATTTCAAGTGGATCGGCGCGCTGCTGTTCAAGGGAAGTCTCGGCAATTCTCTATGGACCAACGCGCCGGTGATGGGCGAAATCCTGTACCGCCTGCCGATTACCGTCGAGTTGGGTGTGCTTGCCCTCTCTGTATCGCTCGTCTTCGGTATACCGATTGGCGTCTATGCTGCCCTGAAACAGGATACCATCGGCGACTACATTCTTCGCACGTTCTCGCTTCTCGCGCTCGCAATTCCGGGCTTCTGGGTGGGCACTTTGGTGATGGTATTTCCGTCGATCTGGTGGGGTTGGTCGCCATCAGTAAGGTTTGTTCCATTCTCGGACAACCCTTGGGCCAATTTCCAGCAGTTGCTCATTCCGGCGCTGATCCTCGGTACTGCATTCTCGGCCACTACCATGCGATTGACCCGAACACTAATGCTGGAGGTGCTGCGACAGGACTACATCCGCACAGCAAGGGCAAAAGGGCTTTCCACCACCGCAATCGTCATGCGCCACGCACTGCGCAATGCGTTAATCCCGGTCATCACCTTGGTCGGTCTGCAAGCTGGTGCTCTGTTCGGTGGGGCGGTCATCCTCGAACAGATATTCGTCATCCCCGGTATGGGGCTGCTGCTGTTGGAGGCGGTGACTTCGCGAGACTACCCAACCATCGCCGGGGTCTTCCTTGTCTTCGGTATTGCGATTGTGTTGGTCAATCTGCTGGTCGACTTGAGCTACGGCTTCCTTGACCCGAAAGTGAGGAATCGCTGA